TATTTTCTAATTTTTTAAAATAAAGAAAAGATTCAACACTTTCGTATTTTGAATCTTTATAATCTAATTCTTTATTTTTTATTTTTCAATATTCTTTAATAATATCTTCGATTTTTTTATTTTCTAAAAGAGATTCTAAATCAAATGTATATTTTTTAGGAACATCTTCAATTTTTTTATAAAATTTCATTTTCTTTTTTAAATTGATCTAATAATTGTTTTACTTCAAACTCGTTGTCACATTTTAACGCTTGATGAACTAACTTGTGAGCTTTTGAGTATTCTATTTCTGAAATTAATTTTTTAGCTTCTAAAATGCTTGTAGATGACATTGAAAATTCATCTAACCCCATTCCTAATAATAAAGGAATTGCATTTAAATCTCCAGCCATTTCTCCACACATACCCGCTCATTTACCTGCTTTATGTGCTCCATCAATAGTCATTTTAATTAGTTTAAGAATTGAAGGATTTAAAGGTTGATATAAATATGAAACTTTTTCATTCATTCTATCGGAAGCCATTGTGTATTGCATTAAGTCATTTGTACCAATTGATACAAAATCTGCATATTTACAAAATTGTTCAGTTAAAACTGCAGCAGAAGGAACTTCAACCATCATACCCACTTCTATATTTTCTGAGACTTCATATCCTTCTGATTTTACTTGTTCATAAACTTCATTATAGATTTTTTTAGCTTCTTTAAATTCATCAACTGTAGCAATCATAGGAAACATAATAGCTAAATTCCCGTAAGCAGAAGCACGAATTAATGCTCTTAGTTGTGTTACAAATGTGTCTTTTCTATCTAATGATAATCTAATTGCTCTATAACCTAAAAACGGATTCATTTCCTCAGGGAATTTAAAATATTTTAAAGTTTTGTCTCCTCCTATATCTAAAGTTCTAACTACAACTTGTTTACCATTCATTTTTTCTAAAACAGCTTTATATGAATTAAATTGTTCATCTTCTGTTGGTCAATTTTCTGCATCCATATACAAGAATTCACTTCTAAATAAACCAACTGCATCAGCATTAAATTTTAAAGCTCCTTCTGAATCTTGGACTGAGCCTATATTTGAAGCTATTTTTACTTTTTTATTATCTTTTGATTTTGATTCTTTATTTAAAAAGGTTTCTAATTCTTTTTTGTAATTTAAATAATTTTCATATTCATTTTTAAAAGTTGATATTTCTTCTTCTGTTGGTTTAATAATTGCTATTCCGGTTTCACCATTCATAGCAACAATGTCATTATTTTCAACCAACTCAGTAATATTACCTAACCCTAAAATTGCGGGTATTTCTAAACTTCTGGCCATGATAGCTGAATAGGAAGTTCTACCTCCGATATTTGTTAAAAATCCTTTAACAAACTTTTTGTTTAATTGCGCTGTATCAGAAGGTGTTAAATCTTCTGCGACAATTATGGTTTCTTCATTAATTTCTGAAAGATCGACACTTTCTATATTTAATAGGGCTTTAATAATTCTTGATGCTACGTCTTTTATATCGGCAGCCCTTTCCTTAAAATAAGGATCATCAAAAGCTAGAAATTCTTCTATTTTTTGCTTCATAACTACATCCGTTGAATAAACTGCATTAAAATTATCTGTAGTTATCATAGCTTCAATTGGTTCAATTATTGAAGGATCAGAAATAAATAATAAATGTGCGTCAAATACACTCGCTTCTTCTTCTGAAAGTGTTAATAAAGCTTTTTCTTTTATTTTTTCAACTTGTTCTGTTGCTTTTTTGAGTGCTGATCTAAATGTTTCTAATTCTTGTTCAACATTAACTATTTTATTAGAATTTATTTCTATTTTAGTTTCTTCGATTTTAAAAACTTTAGCTATTGAAACTCCGTTAGATGCTCCTATTCCTTTGATTTTTTGTGACATAAATAATCTCCTTAAAATTCTTATTATTAAAATTATATTATTTTTTATTTTTTTCTTATTATTTTTTGGTAAAAAAAATAAGAAATAGACTTCTTATTTTTTACGAATTAAAATTTGAATTGATTTAACTATTTCTATCGATAGTATAGGTATTAATCCAAAAATAAAAGGAATAAAAGGAATTCAATTATTAAATTTTTCTACATAAAAATTCATGTTAAATATTTTAGAAAACTCAGGAATATAAGCAACGGGTAATAAAATAATAAAACTTACTATAAAAGCAAAAAATACAAATTTTATATCTTTAATTTTTTGTTCTATTAGCAATTCATTACTTCTTAAAACAATTGAGTTTAAAGATAAAATAATTCCCATAGTTATAAAGCATGAAAGTGATGCTAAATGTAGAGTATTATTATTTAATTGTAATGTATCTCTTACTCCTAAAAAACTAAATGACCCATAAGAGCTTGCTGCTCCTAAATAAAATGAAAACAATGATAAAGTTGTTGTTAGTAATGATAATATTAATATTTTTATCATCATACCTTTATCTAATATTGAAGCATTTTTTTCTAATGGTTTATTTTTCATTAAATCTTGCTTGGTTCTATTTAGCCCTAAAGCTATTCCTGGAAAAGTCTCAGAAATTATGTTTATTCACAAAATTTGTAAAGAAGATAATGGATTGATACCAAATATTAGCATTCCAATAAAAGTAGTTAATAAAGCACTTAGATTTGTTGTAAATAAGAAAATCATAAGCCTTTTTATATTATAAAGAATTTTTCTACCTTCTTTTACGGCACTAACAATGGTAGAAAAATTATCATCTGTTAGAACCATATCAGCAGCTTGTTTAGAAACGTCAGTACCTGTAATGCCCATAGCGCAACCTATATCAGCTGCTTTTAAAGCTGGAGCGTCGTTTACTCCATCTCCAGTCATCGAAACAACTTTGTTATGTTTTTGTCAAGACTTAACAATTCTTATTTTATCTTCAGGGCTAACTCTTGCAAAAACTGCTACTTTTTCTATTATTTTATCTAATTCTTCATCTGACATAATTTTAAGTTCTCTTCCACTTAAAACCATATCATTCTCATTTTCTACAATTTTTAATTCTTTAGCTATAGCATAAGCTGTATTTTCATAATCACCGGTTATCATTACGGTTTTAATACCTGCTTTCTTAGCTATTTCTATTGAAGTTTTTACTTCTTCTCTTGGCGGATCTATCATCCCTATTAAACCAATTAAAGTTAGATTATTTTCTATATTTTCTGAATTTAAATTTTCAGGAATATTATCTCATTCTTTAATAGCTAAAGCTAATACTCTTAAAGCTTTACTAGAAAATTTTAGATTATAATTTTCAAAATCTTGATTGTAGTTTCTTGAAATTCTAAAAATAGAATCTGGTGCCCCCTTGGTTATAGAAAAAATCCGATTGTTGTATTTAATAAAAACAGTCATCATTTTTCGTTCTGAATCAAAAGGAATTTCGTTAATTCTTTCAAATTCATTAGATAACTTTAATTTAAAAATGTTTTTATTTAGTGCATATTGAATAATTGCTGTTTCAGTAGGATCACCAATTAATTCTATTTCATCTTTTTCATTTTTAAAATATGTTGCATCTGTACATAAAACAAAATTTTCTATAAATTCTTGCTCTGTAAATAAAGGATCTATATATGTTTCAACTACTTTCATTTTGTTTTGTGTTAAAGTACCAGTTTTATCACTGCAAATAATAGATACATTACCTAATGTTTCTGCTGCTGGTAACTTTTTAACTAAAGCATTTTTACTTGATAAACGCTTAACTCCTATAGATAATATTACAGTAACTATAGGAACTAAACCTTCAGGAATAGTTCCTATTGCTAAAGTTATAGCAATTATTATTCCTTGTGCAAAACGATTTCAATTACCTGATGCAACTACAAATATATAAACTAAAAAAGTAACCACACATAAAAAAGCAGAGAAAATTCCGATTTTTTTGCTTAAAGAGGATAACTTACTTTGTAAAGGAGTTAATTTTTCTCCTTCATTATTTAATAATTCCGCAATATTTCCTAATTTCGTATTATTACCTGTTTTAGTTACTAGAAATTTAGCTCTTCCGTTTATTACATTAGTTCCGGCAAATACATTAGTTTCTTCATTATCTTCTCAATTAAATGTTTCGTTAGTGATATTCTTTTTAAAAACACTTAGTGATTCACCTGTTAAAATAGATTCTTCTACTTCTAGTTGTGCTGAATTTATTAAAATTCCATCTGCTCCAATTGTATTTCCTGCTTCTATTAAAACAATGTCTCCTACAACTATTTCTTCTGTTAAAATAATTATTTCTTGTCCGTTTCTTAACACTCTAGAAGTTGGTGAACTTAAAGAACGTAGTGATTCTATGGATTTTTCTGCTTTATTTTCCTGAATTAAACCAAATATAGCATTTAAAATTACTATAAACAAAATAACAAAAGGTTCCATAAAACTTGTAATAATTTCTATTTTAGTATGTTCATTTCCGTGCACTATAAATTCATAAATAGCTATACCTAAAGATAGACCGGAAGCTACTAATAATAAAATTATCATTGGCTCAATAAATTGTTTTAAAAATTTTATGAATAAAGGAGTTTTTTTCTTTTCTCTTAATTTATTTTCTCCATATTCTTTTCTATTTTCTAAAACTTCTTCATTATTTAAACCTTTATTAAAATCAACGGTTAAAAAATTGCTATTTTTTTCCATTTTTTCTTTCTGCAGCTTTTTCTACAAAAGCATTAAATAATTTATGAGGACTTAAAGGTCTAGCTGTAAATTCTGGATGATATTGAACTCCGATATAAAAAGATTTGCTTTTATCTTCACAAGATTCAACCAATTTTAACTCTGGATGGTAACCTGAAAAACTAAAGTTTTCATCTTCTAATAATTCAATAAAATTGTGTTGAATTTCATAACGATGTCTATGTCTTTCATAAACTTCTGTACTTTTATAATATTTAGCAATGTGTGAATCTTTTTTAAAAACTGAAGGAGATTCTCCTAATCTTAATGTTCCACCCATTTTATCTTTTTCATTTTTACCTTTGATATAATCCAATACATAAACTTCGTCTTTATCTCCTGAAGCAAATTCTTTAGAAGTAGCTTTTTTAAACCCTTTTAATCTAGCTTGAGCTACTGACATGGCTTGCATTCCAAGACAAATTCCAAAAGTTGGTATATCTTTTTCTCTTGTATAAATAGCTCCTAAAACCTTTCCTTCAAAACCTCTTACTCCGAATCCTGGTAAAATTATCACACCATCCGCATCATCTAAATTAGTACTAATATTTTCTTCGTTTAATAAATTAGAATCAATATATTCAATTTTTATATCATAACCCAAATCAATTCCAGAAATTTTTAATGCTTCATTAATGGATTTATAAGCATCAGAAAAACTTGTGTATTTACCTAACATTTTAATTAATAAAGTATCTTTTTTTTCTTTATTAACTTTATTAGCGAACATTGTTCATTTTCTTAAATTAGGTTTAACATCATTAATTCCAAAATAGTTCAAAATTATATTTGCTGCACCTTTTTTTTCTAAATATAAAGGCATTTCATAAACATTAGCTAAATCTGGAGCGGATATAACGCTTTTTTCACTTAAAAATGTAGCTTTTGCTACTTTAGTTAAAACAGCATTTTCAACTTTATCATTAGACCTTAAAAGAATCATATTTGGTTTTATACCCATTCCTCTTAATTTATTTACAGAATCTTGTGTTGGTTTTGTCTTAAAATCACCTGATGTTTCTAAAAAAGGAACATATGTCACATGGATAAAAAATGTATTTAATCCATTTTTTTCTCCACTCATCTGCGCAATTGCGTAAATAAAAGGATTGGACTCTATATCTCCTACTGTTCCACCAATTTCTACTATAATAAAATCACTATTATATTTTTTTTCAATATTTTTAATTATTAAAATTATTTCATCCGTTACATGCGGAATGTATTGAACAGTTTTACCTTTATATTCACCTAGTCTTTCTTTTTCTAATATATTTCAAAAGATCTTACCACTTGTATAGTTTGAATCTCTTGAAAAATTTTCATTAATAAATCTTTCGTAGTGACCTAGATCTAAATCGGTTTCTCCTCCATCTTGCGTTACATATACTTCACCATGTTCATATGGCGACATAGTTCCAGGATCTACATTTAAATAAGGATCTAATTTTAAAACAAATACACTAAATCCTCTAGATTTTAATAAATTACCAATAGAGGCAGCGGCAACTCCCTTACCTAGCCCTGAAATTACCCCACCAGTAACAAAAATAAATTTTGACATCTTTCCCTTTCTGAAATTAAAATAAATTTTTAAAACTTAAATTTTAATTAATATATTTAATTATACAAAAATTTATTTTTTTATTAGATGTAAATTATTAAATATTTACTTTTTATTATTTTTAAAAAGAGATGAATATAAAAAGTTGTTTTAAATTTAATTTACATTTTGCTTTTTTTAAAAATTAAAAAAGTTTTATAATTTTAATATGAAAAATAAAAGTAAAAAAATAATATTTACATCCATTGCAATAGGGTCTTTAGCAGTTGCGACTTTAGGAGGATCATTAGCATTTTTATTAAACAAAGAAAGAAAAGATTCTGTTTATGAAAAACATTTTTCTTTTAGAACAGAAGAGAAAAAAATAATTATTTCTATTCCTCAAAGTTTTAAACAAAAAATAAATAATATCAAGATAACTATTAAAAATGAACAAAATAATAATTTAGAAATAAGTTTAGAAAAATTTGTTTTAAATAACAAAAATGAGATTGAAATTGATACAGAAAATAAAATACAAAAAAATTCAATCTTTTATCTTTCTAATGTAATTGTTAATAATGAAACTATAAATTTATCACAATATACTGAAGAGGAAATAAAATTAATCTTTACATTGAAAAATAATGATAATGATGATAAAAATCAAGATTCTAATGAGTCAAAACCGATCGATAATTCACAAGAAAATAGTGATACTAACAATAAAAGAAATGAAAAAAATCCAAATAATACTGAAAATGATGCAAAAGATAATTTTCATAATGATTCTTCTTTAGAAGAAGAACCCGAAAACAAGGTGGAAGATTCTAATCCAAGAGATGAATTTGTTGTTGAATCAATCGAAATATTAGAAAAAACAGATCAAGGCGCAAAAGTAAAATTTATTTTTTCTAAACATATTCTAAAAAATTCTTTAATTAAAGATTTTCAATTAGAAATTGAAGGAACTAAAAGCCAAAAATTGTTTTTTAGCTCAGAAACATATACAGAAAATGACAACTTTTTAATTTTTAATATTAATAATTTAGATTTTAGTGAAAACTATCCTATTAAAAAACTAATTTTAAATAATGTAGAAATTAATTTTAAAAATGCCCAGAAGTTAGGAAACTTATGAGAAGAAAGTAGAGAAAATGCAGAACCTTTCTTATTTTCTACATTACAGTACAATACACCAATAACATACGAAAGTATTACTACATCTATTGAAAATGATCAAATTTCTTTATCTTTCAACAACATAAAAGGATTGTTTATCTTTAATGATGAACAATATTTAGCAAAAATAAAAGTAAAAGTATTAAGTGATGAAAATGAAACTGAATTAGAATTATTTCCAATGGTAACTAAGCAAAAAAATTCAGAATTAAAAAATATAAATTTAACTATTATGCCTAAAGATTCTTTTGATTATGATGATTATTATTCAGAAATACCTGATAATTCAACGTTTGAAATTTTAGAATTCAAAATTGATAAAGATGGTAAAGCAAATATAATAGAACCAAGAATTAGCATCGTACCAGCTGATGGTGTTAATAAAACATTTAATTCTCAAACTAATTATGATAAATATTCAAATACTTCTTTTATATATGATGAAAACTTGAAACATCTTACAATTTCTACAAATATTATTAAAAATTCTTCAACAGAATTAAATAATGTTCAATTTGAATTAAGGTCTGATTTTGGAGGATATTGAAAAATCCCAGCACTTTATGTAGATTCTAAGTGAAAGGCAGAAATTAATAATATTGATATTTCTGGAAAAATAGAACTTCTAAGAGTTTTAAGTAATGAAACAGAAATAAGAATAGATTCATCTAATAAAGGAATAACTAGTTTTACAAAAATAAAAAATACAGAAATTCCCGAGATAAACAATATAAC
This genomic interval from Mesomycoplasma molare contains the following:
- the ptsP gene encoding phosphoenolpyruvate--protein phosphotransferase, producing the protein MSQKIKGIGASNGVSIAKVFKIEETKIEINSNKIVNVEQELETFRSALKKATEQVEKIKEKALLTLSEEEASVFDAHLLFISDPSIIEPIEAMITTDNFNAVYSTDVVMKQKIEEFLAFDDPYFKERAADIKDVASRIIKALLNIESVDLSEINEETIIVAEDLTPSDTAQLNKKFVKGFLTNIGGRTSYSAIMARSLEIPAILGLGNITELVENNDIVAMNGETGIAIIKPTEEEISTFKNEYENYLNYKKELETFLNKESKSKDNKKVKIASNIGSVQDSEGALKFNADAVGLFRSEFLYMDAENWPTEDEQFNSYKAVLEKMNGKQVVVRTLDIGGDKTLKYFKFPEEMNPFLGYRAIRLSLDRKDTFVTQLRALIRASAYGNLAIMFPMIATVDEFKEAKKIYNEVYEQVKSEGYEVSENIEVGMMVEVPSAAVLTEQFCKYADFVSIGTNDLMQYTMASDRMNEKVSYLYQPLNPSILKLIKMTIDGAHKAGKWAGMCGEMAGDLNAIPLLLGMGLDEFSMSSTSILEAKKLISEIEYSKAHKLVHQALKCDNEFEVKQLLDQFKKENEIL
- a CDS encoding cation-translocating P-type ATPase, with amino-acid sequence MEKNSNFLTVDFNKGLNNEEVLENRKEYGENKLREKKKTPLFIKFLKQFIEPMIILLLVASGLSLGIAIYEFIVHGNEHTKIEIITSFMEPFVILFIVILNAIFGLIQENKAEKSIESLRSLSSPTSRVLRNGQEIIILTEEIVVGDIVLIEAGNTIGADGILINSAQLEVEESILTGESLSVFKKNITNETFNWEDNEETNVFAGTNVINGRAKFLVTKTGNNTKLGNIAELLNNEGEKLTPLQSKLSSLSKKIGIFSAFLCVVTFLVYIFVVASGNWNRFAQGIIIAITLAIGTIPEGLVPIVTVILSIGVKRLSSKNALVKKLPAAETLGNVSIICSDKTGTLTQNKMKVVETYIDPLFTEQEFIENFVLCTDATYFKNEKDEIELIGDPTETAIIQYALNKNIFKLKLSNEFERINEIPFDSERKMMTVFIKYNNRIFSITKGAPDSIFRISRNYNQDFENYNLKFSSKALRVLALAIKEWDNIPENLNSENIENNLTLIGLIGMIDPPREEVKTSIEIAKKAGIKTVMITGDYENTAYAIAKELKIVENENDMVLSGRELKIMSDEELDKIIEKVAVFARVSPEDKIRIVKSWQKHNKVVSMTGDGVNDAPALKAADIGCAMGITGTDVSKQAADMVLTDDNFSTIVSAVKEGRKILYNIKRLMIFLFTTNLSALLTTFIGMLIFGINPLSSLQILWINIISETFPGIALGLNRTKQDLMKNKPLEKNASILDKGMMIKILILSLLTTTLSLFSFYLGAASSYGSFSFLGVRDTLQLNNNTLHLASLSCFITMGIILSLNSIVLRSNELLIEQKIKDIKFVFFAFIVSFIILLPVAYIPEFSKIFNMNFYVEKFNNWIPFIPFIFGLIPILSIEIVKSIQILIRKK
- a CDS encoding CTP synthase, coding for MSKFIFVTGGVISGLGKGVAAASIGNLLKSRGFSVFVLKLDPYLNVDPGTMSPYEHGEVYVTQDGGETDLDLGHYERFINENFSRDSNYTSGKIFWNILEKERLGEYKGKTVQYIPHVTDEIILIIKNIEKKYNSDFIIVEIGGTVGDIESNPFIYAIAQMSGEKNGLNTFFIHVTYVPFLETSGDFKTKPTQDSVNKLRGMGIKPNMILLRSNDKVENAVLTKVAKATFLSEKSVISAPDLANVYEMPLYLEKKGAANIILNYFGINDVKPNLRKWTMFANKVNKEKKDTLLIKMLGKYTSFSDAYKSINEALKISGIDLGYDIKIEYIDSNLLNEENISTNLDDADGVIILPGFGVRGFEGKVLGAIYTREKDIPTFGICLGMQAMSVAQARLKGFKKATSKEFASGDKDEVYVLDYIKGKNEKDKMGGTLRLGESPSVFKKDSHIAKYYKSTEVYERHRHRYEIQHNFIELLEDENFSFSGYHPELKLVESCEDKSKSFYIGVQYHPEFTARPLSPHKLFNAFVEKAAERKNGKK